A single region of the Pseudorhodoplanes sp. genome encodes:
- the parC gene encoding DNA topoisomerase IV subunit A, whose translation MGKQTIPPEKGEVQEIALREALEERYLAYALSTIMHRALPDARDGLKPVHRRILYGMRLLRLDPGSTFKKSAKIVGDVMGNFHPHGDQAIYDALVRLAQDFSSRYPLVDGQGNFGNIDGDNAAAYRYTEARMTEVARLLLEGIDEDAVDFRPNYDGLSEEPVVLPGAFPNLLANGSQGIAVGMATSIPPHNAAELCDAALFLIANPNARSKTLMKYVPGPDFPTGGIIVDSPETIAEAYATGRGSFRVRARWKEEDTGRGTYQVVVTQIPYLVQKSRLVEKIAELMNEKKLPLVADIRDESAEDVRLVIEPRARTVDAAVMMESLFKLTELESRIPLNMNVLINGKVPKVVGLAEALRAWLDHRRDVLIRRSNHRLRQIDHRLEVLGGFLIAYLNLDKVIKIIRTHDEPKPVLIRTFKLTDLQADSILNMRLRNLRKLEEMEIKREDKALREERKSLKTLLGSEAQQWKKVSDEIKAVRDAFGPKTELGKRRTTFGEVAEHAAAAVEEALIVREPVTVVVSEKGWIRALRGHVSDLSGVVFKTDDALKFSFPAETTSKCLLFATNGRFYTIDAGKLPGGRGHGEPVRLFIDLDQDADIVSVFAHTGGRKFLVGSQTGRGFIVSEDECLANTRKGKQVLNVKEKDGACAITTIDGELAAAIGENRKMVIFPLEQVPEMARGAGVRLQRYKDGGLSDLTTFGGKEGLTWFDSAGRAFSMSLKELKDWRGNRADAGRLAPKGFPKSNKFGKTIAS comes from the coding sequence CTCTACGGCATGCGTCTGCTGCGCCTTGATCCCGGTTCAACCTTCAAGAAATCGGCGAAGATCGTCGGCGACGTGATGGGTAACTTCCACCCGCATGGCGACCAGGCGATCTACGACGCGCTGGTGCGTCTCGCGCAGGATTTTTCGTCACGCTACCCGCTGGTCGATGGTCAGGGTAATTTCGGCAATATCGACGGCGATAACGCCGCCGCGTACCGCTACACTGAAGCGCGCATGACCGAGGTCGCGCGCCTTCTGCTCGAAGGCATCGACGAGGACGCGGTCGACTTCCGTCCGAACTATGACGGTCTGTCGGAAGAGCCGGTTGTTCTTCCCGGCGCGTTCCCCAATCTTCTCGCCAACGGCTCGCAGGGCATCGCGGTTGGCATGGCAACCTCGATCCCGCCGCACAACGCCGCCGAATTGTGCGACGCAGCCTTGTTCCTGATCGCCAATCCGAATGCGCGTTCCAAGACGCTGATGAAATACGTGCCCGGTCCGGATTTCCCCACCGGCGGCATCATCGTGGATTCTCCCGAGACCATCGCGGAGGCCTATGCGACCGGCCGCGGCTCCTTCCGTGTGCGTGCGCGCTGGAAAGAGGAGGACACCGGCCGCGGCACATACCAGGTTGTGGTCACGCAGATACCCTATCTCGTCCAGAAATCGCGGTTGGTGGAAAAGATCGCGGAACTGATGAACGAGAAGAAGCTGCCGTTGGTCGCCGACATTCGCGATGAATCGGCGGAAGACGTGCGGCTGGTGATCGAGCCGCGCGCGCGCACGGTAGACGCGGCGGTGATGATGGAATCGCTGTTCAAGCTCACCGAGCTTGAAAGCCGCATTCCGCTCAACATGAATGTGCTGATCAACGGCAAGGTGCCGAAGGTTGTCGGCCTGGCCGAGGCACTGCGCGCCTGGCTCGACCATCGCCGCGATGTCTTGATCCGGCGTTCGAACCACCGGCTGCGGCAGATTGATCATCGCCTGGAGGTGCTGGGCGGCTTCCTGATCGCCTATCTGAACCTCGACAAGGTGATCAAGATCATCCGCACGCACGACGAGCCGAAGCCCGTGCTCATTCGCACCTTCAAGCTCACCGATCTGCAGGCCGATTCCATCCTCAACATGCGGCTGCGCAATCTGCGCAAGCTCGAGGAGATGGAGATCAAGCGGGAGGACAAGGCATTGCGCGAAGAGCGCAAGAGCCTGAAAACGCTGCTCGGCTCCGAGGCGCAGCAGTGGAAGAAGGTTTCGGATGAGATCAAGGCGGTGCGCGACGCCTTCGGACCGAAGACCGAACTGGGCAAGCGCCGCACCACCTTCGGGGAGGTCGCAGAACACGCGGCAGCCGCCGTGGAGGAAGCGCTGATCGTCCGCGAGCCGGTCACGGTGGTTGTGTCGGAGAAGGGCTGGATCCGGGCGCTGCGCGGCCATGTCTCCGATCTGTCCGGTGTCGTGTTCAAGACCGACGATGCGCTGAAATTCTCGTTCCCCGCCGAGACCACCTCGAAATGTCTGCTGTTCGCGACCAACGGCCGCTTCTACACCATCGATGCCGGCAAGCTGCCGGGCGGGCGGGGTCACGGCGAGCCGGTGCGGCTGTTCATCGATCTCGATCAGGATGCCGACATCGTCTCCGTCTTCGCGCACACGGGCGGACGCAAATTCCTGGTGGGCAGCCAGACCGGCCGCGGCTTCATCGTCTCAGAAGACGAGTGCCTGGCGAACACGCGCAAGGGCAAGCAGGTGCTCAATGTGAAGGAGAAGGATGGCGCCTGCGCCATCACCACCATCGATGGCGAGCTGGCCGCCGCGATCGGCGAGAACCGCAAGATGGTGATCTTCCCGCTGGAGCAGGTGCCGGAAATGGCGCGCGGCGCGGGCGTGCGCTTGCAGCGCTACAAGGACGGCGGATTGTCCGATCTGACTACCTTCGGCGGCAAGGAGGGGCTGACCTGGTTCGACAGCGCCGGGCGGGCCTTCTCGATGTCGCTGAAGGAGCTGAAGGATTGGCGCGGCAACCGCGCCGACGCCGGGCGGCTGGCGCCGAAAGGATTTCCGAAGAGCAACAAGTTCGGGAAGACGATTGCCTCATAG